In one Flavobacteriales bacterium genomic region, the following are encoded:
- a CDS encoding four helix bundle suffix domain-containing protein encodes MEKPAPQRPQILQPSGGYEKLVSYQVAKLLYDVTVRFVDRYIPAGSRTDDQMEQAARSGERNIAEGSKLSATTRKLELNLTNVARASIDELRKDYESFLEHRKLPLWEPMDPRRKELSNARCKDADEVARWIKAVWEREKEQRMQAVEGPRTARTPRTVKDRAYAEISANAGQTLCKIAIHLLDKQVESQVLAFEKEGGFSERLYRVRKEIQARNRD; translated from the coding sequence ATGGAGAAGCCCGCGCCCCAACGCCCGCAAATCCTCCAACCCAGCGGCGGATATGAGAAGCTGGTGAGCTACCAGGTGGCCAAGCTGCTCTACGATGTGACCGTGCGCTTCGTGGACCGCTATATCCCGGCGGGCAGCCGCACGGATGACCAGATGGAGCAGGCTGCGCGCAGCGGCGAGCGCAACATCGCCGAGGGCAGCAAGCTGAGTGCCACCACCAGGAAATTGGAATTGAACCTGACCAATGTGGCGCGGGCCAGCATTGATGAACTGCGGAAGGACTACGAGTCGTTCCTGGAGCACCGCAAGCTACCGCTGTGGGAGCCGATGGACCCACGCCGCAAGGAACTGAGCAATGCGCGTTGCAAGGATGCCGACGAAGTGGCCCGCTGGATCAAAGCGGTGTGGGAGCGCGAGAAGGAACAGCGCATGCAGGCTGTCGAAGGGCCGCGCACCGCACGCACGCCGCGCACCGTGAAGGACCGGGCCTACGCGGAGATCAGCGCCAACGCAGGCCAGACGCTCTGCAAGATCGCCATCCACCTATTGGATAAGCAGGTGGAAAGCCAGGTGCTTGCCTTCGAAAAGGAAGGCGGCTTCAGCGAGCGGTTGTACAGGGTCCGCAAGGAGATACAGGCGAGGAACAGGGATTGA
- the dinB gene encoding DNA polymerase IV translates to MKNSERTILHLDLNTFFVSVERLHEPKLNGKPVLIGSDSDRGVVASCSYEARAFGVRSAMPMKMAKQLCPEAIILRGDSGAYLKKSDEVTEIIRASVPLFEKSSVDEFYVDLSGTDRFHGSRKLAAELRQRIMKESGLPNSFGLSINKTVSKVATGEAKNGAGEWYVERGTEKPFLAPMPIERIPGVGEKTAHLLRSMGVAKIHTLQEVPMDLMQRLLGEHGPVLWRKANGIDDSPVVAWHERKSISTERTFERDTIDVVKLKGMLTAMAESLAFQLRKGGKLTSCVAVKIRYADFNTHLKQQRIPYTACDHLILPVVHEQFRTLYDRRQRIRMIGVRFSHLVGGGHQMNVFTDTEEAMNLYQAMDKIRKRFGDRTVMRAAGMDAKSIGRMDNPFDGQAPVLLANRRT, encoded by the coding sequence ATGAAGAACAGCGAGCGCACCATCCTCCACCTCGACCTCAATACCTTCTTCGTTTCCGTGGAACGCCTGCACGAGCCGAAGCTGAATGGAAAGCCCGTTCTCATCGGCAGCGACAGCGACCGCGGCGTGGTGGCCAGCTGCAGCTACGAGGCCCGCGCCTTCGGAGTGCGCAGCGCCATGCCCATGAAGATGGCCAAGCAGCTGTGCCCCGAGGCGATCATCCTGCGCGGCGACAGCGGCGCTTACCTGAAGAAGAGCGACGAGGTGACCGAGATCATCCGCGCCAGCGTGCCGCTCTTCGAGAAGAGCAGCGTGGACGAGTTCTACGTGGACCTGAGCGGCACCGACCGGTTCCACGGCAGCCGCAAGCTGGCGGCCGAGCTCCGGCAACGCATCATGAAGGAGAGCGGGCTCCCGAACAGCTTCGGGCTGAGCATCAACAAGACGGTGAGCAAGGTGGCCACCGGCGAGGCCAAGAACGGCGCCGGCGAATGGTACGTGGAGCGCGGCACCGAGAAGCCCTTCCTGGCGCCGATGCCCATCGAGCGCATCCCCGGCGTGGGCGAGAAGACGGCGCACCTGTTGCGCAGCATGGGCGTGGCGAAGATCCACACCCTGCAGGAGGTGCCCATGGACCTGATGCAACGGCTGCTGGGCGAGCACGGGCCGGTGCTGTGGCGCAAGGCCAACGGCATTGACGACAGTCCCGTGGTGGCCTGGCACGAGCGCAAGAGCATCAGCACCGAGCGCACCTTCGAGCGCGACACCATCGATGTAGTGAAGCTGAAGGGCATGCTCACCGCCATGGCCGAGAGCCTCGCCTTCCAGCTGCGCAAGGGCGGCAAGCTCACCAGCTGCGTGGCCGTGAAGATCCGCTACGCCGACTTCAACACGCACCTGAAGCAGCAGCGCATCCCCTACACGGCGTGCGACCACCTGATCCTGCCCGTGGTGCACGAGCAGTTCCGCACGCTGTATGACCGGCGGCAGCGCATCCGCATGATCGGCGTGCGCTTCAGTCACCTGGTGGGCGGCGGGCACCAGATGAACGTGTTCACCGACACCGAGGAGGCGATGAACCTCTACCAGGCCATGGACAAGATCCGCAAGCGCTTCGGCGACCGCACCGTGATGCGCGCCGCCGGCATGGATGCGAAGAGCATCGGGCGGATGGACAACCCCTTCGACGGGCAGGCGCCGGTGCTGCTGGCGAACCGCAGAACCTAA
- a CDS encoding iron-sulfur cluster assembly accessory protein: MIKVSEPAKAEVTKLLGQEGRGPNHFVRVGVKGGGCSGLMYDLTFDDQLKDGDKVFEDNGVKVVVDKKSLLYLLGTTLDFSGGLNGKGFQFINPNANRTCGCGESFSI; encoded by the coding sequence ATGATCAAGGTCTCCGAACCCGCCAAGGCGGAAGTCACCAAGCTCCTGGGCCAGGAGGGCCGCGGCCCCAACCACTTCGTGCGCGTGGGCGTGAAGGGCGGCGGATGCAGCGGCCTGATGTACGACCTCACCTTCGACGACCAGCTGAAGGATGGCGACAAGGTCTTCGAGGACAACGGCGTGAAGGTGGTGGTGGACAAGAAGAGCCTGCTCTATCTGTTGGGCACCACCCTCGATTTCAGCGGCGGCCTCAATGGCAAGGGCTTCCAGTTCATCAACCCCAACGCCAACCGTACGTGCGGCTGTGGCGAGAGCTTCTCTATTTGA
- the sufB gene encoding Fe-S cluster assembly protein SufB yields MAQDTDDILREVTEKEYAYGFVTDIESEKAPKGLSEDIVRFISAKKNEPEWMLEWRLDAFRLWQKMEEPEWAHIHYPKIDYQNAYYYSAPKKKPQLNSLDEADPELVKTFEKLGISLEEQKRLVGVAVDVVFDSVSVKTTFKETLKEKGIIFCAFSEAVHEHPELVKKYIGSVVPRTDNYFAALNSAVFSDGSFCYIPPGVRCPMELSTYFRINEAMTGQFERTLLIADEGAYVSYLEGCTAPIRDEHQLHAAVVELVALKDAEIKYSTVQNWYPGDKEGKGGIYNFVTKRGLCLGERSKISWTQVETGSAITWKYPSCVLKGDYSTGEFYSVAVTNNRQQADTGTKMVHIGKGTKSTIVSKGISAGLSNNSYRGLVKIGRGAKGARNFSQCDSLLLGDRCGAHTFPYIESENPTAMVEHEATTSKIGEDQIFYLNQRGIETEKAVSLIVNGYCKEVLNQLPMEFAVEAQKLLAVSLEGSVG; encoded by the coding sequence ATGGCACAAGACACCGACGATATCCTCCGCGAGGTCACCGAAAAGGAGTACGCCTACGGTTTCGTCACGGACATCGAGAGCGAAAAGGCGCCCAAGGGCCTCAGCGAGGACATCGTGCGCTTCATCAGCGCCAAGAAGAACGAGCCCGAATGGATGCTCGAGTGGCGCTTGGATGCCTTCCGCCTGTGGCAGAAGATGGAAGAGCCCGAGTGGGCGCACATCCACTATCCCAAGATCGACTACCAGAACGCCTACTACTACAGCGCGCCGAAAAAGAAGCCCCAGCTCAACAGCCTGGATGAGGCCGACCCCGAGCTGGTGAAGACCTTCGAGAAGCTGGGCATCAGCCTCGAAGAGCAGAAGCGCCTGGTGGGCGTGGCGGTGGACGTGGTGTTCGACAGCGTGAGCGTGAAGACGACCTTCAAGGAGACGCTGAAGGAGAAGGGCATCATCTTCTGCGCGTTCAGCGAGGCCGTACACGAGCACCCCGAACTGGTGAAGAAGTACATCGGCAGCGTGGTGCCGCGCACGGACAACTACTTCGCCGCGCTCAACAGCGCCGTGTTCAGCGATGGCAGCTTCTGCTACATCCCGCCGGGCGTGCGCTGCCCCATGGAGCTCAGCACCTACTTCCGCATCAACGAGGCCATGACCGGCCAGTTCGAGCGCACGCTGCTGATCGCCGATGAGGGCGCGTACGTGAGCTACCTCGAAGGCTGCACCGCCCCCATCCGCGACGAGCACCAGTTGCACGCCGCCGTGGTGGAACTGGTGGCGTTGAAGGACGCCGAGATCAAGTACAGCACCGTCCAGAACTGGTACCCCGGCGACAAGGAGGGCAAGGGCGGCATCTACAACTTCGTCACCAAGCGCGGCCTCTGCCTGGGCGAACGCAGCAAGATCAGCTGGACGCAGGTGGAGACCGGCAGCGCCATCACCTGGAAGTACCCGAGCTGCGTGCTCAAAGGCGACTATAGCACCGGCGAGTTCTACAGCGTGGCGGTGACCAACAACCGCCAGCAGGCCGACACCGGCACCAAGATGGTCCACATCGGCAAGGGCACGAAGAGCACCATCGTGAGCAAGGGCATCAGCGCCGGCCTCAGCAACAACAGCTACCGCGGCCTGGTGAAGATCGGCCGGGGCGCGAAGGGCGCGCGCAACTTCAGCCAGTGCGATTCGTTGCTGCTCGGCGACCGCTGCGGCGCGCACACCTTCCCCTACATCGAGAGCGAGAACCCGACCGCCATGGTGGAGCACGAGGCCACCACGAGCAAGATCGGCGAGGACCAGATCTTCTACCTCAACCAGCGGGGCATCGAGACGGAGAAGGCCGTGAGCCTGATCGTGAACGGCTATTGCAAGGAGGTGCTGAACCAGTTGCCGATGGAATTCGCGGTGGAAGCGCAGAAGCTTCTTGCCGTTTCTCTCGAAGGGTCGGTTGGATAG
- a CDS encoding DUF433 domain-containing protein — MEWRDHIVSDKEVLHGKPVIKGTRISVELILELLAEGWSEAQVLESYPNITAEDLKAVFAYLRDGMHQAMYLPLRRTA, encoded by the coding sequence ATGGAATGGCGCGATCACATCGTATCCGATAAAGAGGTGCTGCATGGTAAGCCGGTGATCAAAGGCACACGCATCTCCGTGGAGCTGATCCTGGAACTGCTCGCCGAAGGATGGTCCGAGGCGCAGGTGCTCGAAAGTTACCCGAACATCACAGCGGAAGACCTGAAGGCCGTGTTCGCTTATCTCCGTGATGGGATGCACCAAGCGATGTATCTGCCCCTGCGCCGCACTGCCTGA
- a CDS encoding DUF5615 family PIN-like protein, with protein sequence MHFLANENFPAPGIALLRSAGYDLTSIRETAPGVSDHVVIAMARTESRVILTFDKDYGEIIFKEGIENPPAVVFFRHRGKDPLAAATLLLDLLAQGTAILGRFTVIEEGGLRQRTY encoded by the coding sequence ATGCACTTCCTGGCCAACGAGAACTTCCCCGCTCCGGGCATCGCCCTGCTCCGCAGTGCAGGGTACGACCTCACCAGCATTCGCGAGACGGCTCCGGGTGTCTCGGACCATGTGGTGATAGCCATGGCACGAACCGAAAGCCGTGTGATCCTGACGTTTGACAAAGACTACGGGGAGATCATCTTCAAGGAAGGGATCGAAAACCCGCCTGCTGTCGTGTTCTTCCGTCATCGCGGCAAGGACCCATTGGCCGCAGCCACCCTGTTGCTCGATCTGTTGGCACAAGGCACTGCTATCCTTGGCCGGTTCACGGTGATCGAAGAAGGCGGTCTGCGGCAACGTACCTATTGA